The Amblyomma americanum isolate KBUSLIRL-KWMA chromosome 3, ASM5285725v1, whole genome shotgun sequence genome window below encodes:
- the LOC144124350 gene encoding solute carrier family 22 member 7-like, which yields MQGALSQRESTVKAQNLPRPPGGRVPETNAAELLPFGHGRYQVVCLLNSVLAGATLFYHLFTVRLTTQVMDHWCRPPDAFANLSAAEWKELAIPLEEDGSRSRCTRRDPPDAGDDANVLRCREWDFDYSYHGYNVVSEWQLVCERSWLLVVSYYIYFTSSVIWLPVLGRAADRVGRKIVVTLSAPPLIISSFGSVLTRSFLFFSTMRLVMSATTAALAVVLLVVLYEATESSHRATFCIGSLALSFMCSIVPFLIVAHLQLDWQTCYLVLMVPTSLHVALFYTVDESYRWLMATWHTKAAERVALRAAQMNDASLDHCWAAMGKAVEVLPVHDVNGDTAVKRQRASSIFSKELIGRSLLLSYIWSTFNFAYTLTILSGAFPLNAAASLVGASFILPLFAVCYWAVCHVGVKATFSACSLVISVASLLLAGTHAALEGTFLATALVLSLRVAITVNVSLCLYLPLLCYPTKARCMGLSFSFAVGRLVGNTGELLMRHYAPDQLLELGAAIQGALLALAAVATQFLPDLSAEERCAKAPSTQSSRKEGFIALQNTLVPLPKGPVRRHKQ from the exons ATGCAGGGCGCACTGTCCCAACGCGAGTCCACCGTGAAGGCTCAAAATCTCCCGAGACCTCCCGGTGGCCGCGTACCGGAAACCAACGCCGCCGAGCTGCTCCCTTTCGGCCACGGTCGTTACCAAGTGGTCTGCCTGCTCAACAGCGTCCTCGCGGGAGCCACGCTCTTCTACCACCTGTTCACGGTGCGACTGACGACGCAGGTCATGGACCACTGGTGCCGACCCCCGGACGCCTTCGCCAACCTGAGCGCCGCCGAGTGGAAGGAGCTGGCCATTCCGCTCGAGGAGGACGGCAGCCGCAGCCGGTGCACCAGGCGCGACCCTCCGGACGCCGGCGACGACGCGAACGTCCTGCGCTGCCGCGAGTGGGACTTCGACTACTCCTACCACGGCTACAACGTCGTGAGCGAGTGGCAACTGGTCTGCGAGCGCAGCTGGCTCCTGGTGGTGTCCTACTACATCTACTTCACCAGCTCGGTCATCTGGCTGCCGGTGCTCGGAAGAGCGGCGGATCGCGTCGGTCGCAAGATAGTCGTGACCCTGTCGGCGCCTCCTTTGATCATCTCGAGCTTCGGAAGCGTCCTAACTCGCTCGTTCCTCTTTTTCTCGACCATGCGACTGGTCATGTCGGCAACCACTGCCGCGCTAGCCGTCGTCCTATTGGTCGTTCTATACGAAGCGACCGAGAGCAGTCACAGGGCAACCTTCTGCATCGGCTCGCTGGCCCTCTCGTTCATGTGCTCCATTGTGCCATTTTTGATCGTCGCACATCTCCAGCTGGACTGGCAAACGTGCTACTTGGTCCTCATGGTGCCGACGTCTCTGCACGTAGCCTTATTCTACACGGTGGACGAATCATACCGGTGGCTGATGGCTACGTGGCATACCAAAGCGGCAGAGCGCGTGGCTCTGAGGGCCGCCCAAATGAACGACGCTTCGCTCGACCACTGCTGGGCCGCAATGGGCAAGGCTGTAGAAGTCTTGCCGGTGCACGACGTCAACGGCGATACGGCGGTGAAACGCCAAAGAGCCTCCTCAATCTTCTCGAAGGAGCTGATCGGGCGCTCCCTGCTCTTAAGCTACATTTGGTCAACTTTCAACTTCGCCTACACGCTGACGATCCTGAGCGGCGCGTTTCCCTTGAATGCGGCAGCCTCATTAGTTGGAGCGAGCTTCATACTACCATTGTTCGCTGTCTGCTACTGGGCGGTATGCCACGTAGGCGTCAAGGCGACCTTCTCTGCCTGCTCGCTTGTGATCAGCGTCGCGTCGCTTCTGCTAGCTGGCACGCACGCGGCGCTCGAAGGAACATTCCTGGCCACCGCCCTTGTCCTGTCCCTGCGTGTCGCGATCACTGTCAACGTGTCGCTCTGCCTCTACCTGCCCCTCCTGTGCTACCCGACCAAGGCAAG GTGCATGGGACTGAGCTTCAGCTTCGCCGTGGGTCGACTGGTGGGAAACACGGGGGAGCTCCTCATGCGCCACTACGCGCCGGACCAACTGCTGGAACTCGGCGCGGCCATCCAGGGCGCCCTCTTGGCGCTGGCCGCGGTGGCCACCCAGTTCCTGCCGGACCTGTCGGCCGAAGAGCGCTGCGCCAAAGCTCCCTCGACGCAGTCCTCGAGGAAGGAAGGGTTCATCGCTCTGCAGAACACGCTTGTGCCTCTGCCCAAGGGGCCCGTGAGGCGCCACAAGCAGTAA